TCTATTTACAGTATGCTTTCTGTAGGTCAAATTATGGCCAATAACCCAGTAATAGTTTCTTCAGAAACCATAATTAAAGACGTAGCATCGTTATTAATCAATAAAGAATTTCATGCTCTGCCAGTGGTAGATAATGATCAATTAGTGGGGATAGTTACCACTACAGATTTGTTAAAATATTTAGTTGATAGATGTTAATAAGGATGTGAAACTTAGAAAAAAGCACTCTTTTTTGCTAAAATAGTCGTATTATAGCGGTAGAAAAGAAAGAATACTTTAAAAGTTAACTCTCAGCTATGGGTTAATTTAAAAGAAATTGCTATTTAAAAACAACTATTTTGATAGAACTTGTAAGCCTTGTCTTTGGTGCAACTAATTTGAACCGTTTTGTGCTTTTTCCAAATTTTATGTTTGGAGCTCAAAGGGCTATAATTGCCGATAATTTCCCTTTTTATAATAATTTATCTATTATAGATAAACGTTGTTTTGAACATAGAGTATTAAAATTTATTGAGGCTCACAATTTTATTGGACGCGATGGTATAGTCATCACAAAGAAAATGGAGTTATTAATTGCCTCTACTGCGGTAATGTTAACTTTCGGAATGAGAAGATACTTGTTTTCTCAGTTTGACAATATCGTTATTTATCCTAAAAATTATGTTTCTAAAGTGACCAATAGACGTCATCAAGGAGAAACGAATCCGAGATTGGGTACAATTGTTTTCTCTTGGGATAATTTTATGGATGGAATAGAAATTGAAGAAAATAATTTAAATTTAGGCTTGCATGAATTAACCCATGCTATGCATTTTAGTTTTTTAAAAGAAAGTAGTTTTACTTCCGTTGTGTTTTTAGAT
The nucleotide sequence above comes from Aureibaculum algae. Encoded proteins:
- a CDS encoding zinc-dependent peptidase, encoding MIELVSLVFGATNLNRFVLFPNFMFGAQRAIIADNFPFYNNLSIIDKRCFEHRVLKFIEAHNFIGRDGIVITKKMELLIASTAVMLTFGMRRYLFSQFDNIVIYPKNYVSKVTNRRHQGETNPRLGTIVFSWDNFMDGIEIEENNLNLGLHELTHAMHFSFLKESSFTSVVFLDHFTALLERMKDKKLQRKIVKSGYLRQYGFKNQFEFLSVVVEHFFETPHEFNQKLPEVYKMVKQMMNLDTLKMSSRRSA